The following are from one region of the Coffea eugenioides isolate CCC68of chromosome 2, Ceug_1.0, whole genome shotgun sequence genome:
- the LOC113763885 gene encoding uncharacterized protein LOC113763885 — protein sequence MPTFSTIELENLLEPRVRDSYTKPPLSDRIAAPPPPPKRDESYALQGREISVSKAPPAPRHIYISPALYATPEQAPIPDTASEPSSPSPYVVNHKRRGGGVGVVGNRNGGGFEIPAEEKGGELVVVEEEAGEVMQDNFGGGVEDELFGEEEDGFLDPRCESESLGSRNEVTGQFDCRSFVSNQGEFFDAIEDFSSDTSNSNAPSYDPNLESEMRSLRLSLLEEIERRKQAEEDLSLMRGQWLRIIDLLSEVGIALPSPSNSSGSMQHNNAAFEDLAQEVVVARFVAHAIGIGEARAEAEIAAEAILESKDQEISRLRDKLQYYEAVNHEMSQRNQGIIELARQQRQRRKIRRRWFWSCIGVSIAIGISAVAYSYLPQASKHQEGSSCSDASTGSCISSFDTA from the exons ATGCCGACGTTTTCGACTATAGAGCTTGAGAACCTACTGGAGCCGCGAGTTCGAGATTCCTACACGAAGCCGCCGTTATCCGACCGGATTGCAGCTCCCCCACCTCCACCGAAACGCGATGAAAGCTACGCCCTTCAAGGGAGGGAAATTTCAGTGTCTAAGGCCCCGCCGGCTCCCAGACACATTTACATATCTCCGGCGTTGTATGCAACTCCGGAACAGGCTCCGATTCCGGATACGGCGTCCGAGCCTTCGTCGCCGTCTCCTTATGTTGTGAATCACAAGCGTCGAGGTGGCGGAGTTGGAGTGGTTGGGAATCGGAATGGTGGTGGATTTGAAATTCCGGCGGAGGAGAAGGGAGGTGAattggtggtggtggaggaggaggcTGGGGAAGTGATGCAGGATAATTTTGGTGGCGGAGTTGAGGATGAATTATTTGGGGAGGAGGAAGATGGCTTTTTGGATCCGAGGTGCGAGTCCGAGAGTTTGGGGAGTAGAAATGAGGTGACTGGACAATTTGATTGTCGGAGTTTTGTTTCAAATCAAGGCGAATTTTTCGATGCAATTGAAG ATTTTTCCTCGGACACGTCTAATTCAAATGCACCTTCATATGACCCAAATCTCGAATCTGAAATGCGTTCCCTAAGGCTTAGTCTCCTGGAGGAGATTGAAAGGCGCAAGCAAGCCGAGGAGGATCTTAGCTTAATGCGCGGTCAGTGGCTGAGGATCATTGATCTTCTGTCTGAGGTTGGAATAGCTTTGCCTTCACCTTCAAATTCTAGTGGGAGTATGCAGCATAACAATGCTGCATTTGAGGACCTCGCTCAAGAGGTTGTTGTTGCTAGATTTGTTGCACACGCAATAGGAATAGGTGAGGCACGAGCTGAAGCTGAAATAGCTGCAGAGGCAATCCTTGAATCCAAAGACCAGGAAATATCTCGGTTGCGTGACAAGCTGCAATACTATGAAGCTGTTAATCATGAAATGTCACAGAGGAATCAGGGAATCATAG AGCTCGCAAGGCAGCAACGGCAGAGAAGAAAGATCCGAAGAAGGTGGTTTTGGAGTTGCATTGGAGTTTCAATTGCCATTGGGATTTCAGCAGTTGCTTACTCATACCTGCCTCAGGCAAGCAAGCATCAAGAAGGGTCTAGCTGTAGTGATGCCTCCACTGGTTCTTGCATCAGCAGCTTTGATACTGCTTAG
- the LOC113763061 gene encoding pentatricopeptide repeat-containing protein At4g38150-like, whose amino-acid sequence MAPITTITRCFIISNSSQSSLLKRLFHPRLFHSHPISPLSSAPTTISKPPLQSQSLLCVSNRKAQLSLTHFCTSSSSASESPINPTTAPRKRSTLVNFSLSDSESDSESESEDKRSRDRQIDKSKLPPPYDPFNKKPIIEEPEDPKNLQEVFHNMRGDGLMNSAVKMFDGLSKDGLTHEALELFSQIKDKGQMPDVVAHTAVIEAYVNAGQAKEALKVYMRMLASGVLPNAYTYNVLIKGLVASGDAKLVKEAKTYVEEMVEKRGIKPSAAVCVGVYEGLMKVGLEEEGKEVLEMLKSKGLVPEEEKVRDALKNKRGPAFRTVMNVLYGK is encoded by the coding sequence ATGGCGCCGATAACAACCATCACCCGCTGCTTTATCATCTCAAATTCCTCTCAATCTTCACTCCTAAAACGCCTATTTCATCCCCGCCTCTTCCATTCTCATCCCATTTCTCCGTTATCATCGGCTCCCACAACAATATCAAAACCACCATTGCAGTCCCAATCACTATTATGTGTATCCAATAGAAAAGCCCAACTTTCCCTGACCCACTTTTGCACTTCCTCCTCATCGGCTTCCGAATCACCGATAAATCCCACCACCGCACCCCGAAAGCGAAGCACATTAGTCAATTTTTCATTATCTGATTCAGAGTCGGACTCAGAATCGGAATCTGAAGACAAAAGATCAAGAGATAGACAGATTGATAAGTCCAAACTACCACCTCCCTATGACCCCTTTAATAAGAAACCGATTATCGAGGAACCCGAGGATCCAAAGAACTTACAAGAAGTGTTTCATAATATGCGAGGTGATGGGCTCATGAATAGTGCAGTCAAGATGTTCGACGGATTGTCTAAGGACGGTTTGACTCACGAGGCCTTGGAGCTGTTTTCTCAGATCAAGGATAAGGGGCAGATGCCGGATGTGGTGGCTCATACTGCAGTCATTGAGGCGTACGTGAATGCAGGGCAGGCAAAGGAGGCGTTGAAGGTTTATATGAGGATGTTGGCTTCTGGGGTGTTGCCGAATGCTTATACGTATAATGTATTGATTAAGGGATTGGTGGCTAGTGGGGATGCGAAGTTGGTGAAGGAGGCGAAAACGTATGTAGAGGAGATGGTAGAGAAGAGGGGGATTAAGCCGAGTGCAGCAGTTTGTGTTGGGGTTTATGAAGGATTAATGAAGGTGGGATTGGAAGAAGAGGGGAAAGAGGTATTGGAAATGTTGAAGAGTAAAGGGCTTGTCCCGGAAGAGGAGAAAGTTAGGGATGCTTTGAAGAATAAGAGAGGACCTGCTTTTAGGACTgttatgaatgtgttatatggCAAGTGA
- the LOC113763803 gene encoding transmembrane protein 184A: MGPLYYIIVALPCTIGAIALAISHIYRHLLNYTEPTYQRYIVRIIFMVPVYALMSFLSLLLDDKAIYFDSIREIYEAWVIYNFLSLCLAWVGGPGAVVISLSGRVLKPNWCLMTCCFPPIPLDGRFIRRCKQGCLQFVILKPFLVAITLILYAKGKYEDGNFNPMQAYLYLTIIYTFSYSMALYALALFYVACRDLLQPFNPVPKFIIIKSVVFLTYWQGVLVFLAAKSGFIKDTKEAAEFQSFIICVEMLIAAVGHLYAFPYKEYAGANVVGSRGFTASLAHALKLNDFYHDTVHQFAPTYHDYVLYNHSEGEEGARKYRARTFVPTGPEMDTVRKSKHIFGNKLEDIQLSSLSSSGSSTPQNPGAVQDTAKSEAMNSSLLMDSSNGLSAPYDLSLIDIDMSNYPEKVPAANESGQR, translated from the exons ATGGGGCCTCTGTATTATATAATTGTTGCATTGCCTTGCACAATTGGGGCTATTGCCTTGGCGATTTCACACATTTACAGGCATCTTTTGAATTACACGGAGCCTACTTATCAGAGATACATTGTCCGCATTATCTTTATGGTTCCT GTTTATGCATTAATGTCTTTCTTGTCCCTTCTCCTCGATGACAAAGCTATCTATTTTGATTCAATTAGAGAAAT ATATGAAGCATGGGTCATATATAATTTCCTGTCATTATGCTTGGCATGGGTGGGTGGCCCTGGAGCTGTCGTGATTAGTCTGAGTGGTAGAGTTCTGAAGCCAAATTGGTGCTTGATGACATGCTGCTTTCCGCCAATTCCATTAGATGG GCGCTTTATAAGAAGGTGCAAACAAGGGTGTCTGCAGTTTGTCATCCTCAAGCCATTTTTGGTTGCAATCACATTGATATTGTATGCAAAAGGAAAGTATGAGGATGGGAACTTTAATCCAATGCAAGCATATCTCTACCTCACCATCATCTACACATTCTCATACTCCATGGCACTTTATGCCTTGGCATTGTTCTACGTCGCATGCAGAGATCTGCTTCAGCCGTTTAATCCAGTTCCAAAGtttatcataatcaaatctGTTGTGTTTCTTACTTACTGGCAG GGTGTTTTGGTATTTCTTGCTGCGAAGTCTGGCTTTATAAAAGATACAAAGGAAGCTGCAGAATTCCAGAGTTTTATAATTTGTGTGGAGATGCTTATTGCAGCTGTGGGACATCTTTATGCATTTCCATACAAGGAGTATGCAGGTGCAAATGTGGTTGGTTCACGTGGATTTACCGCTAGCCTTGCACATGCTCTTAAACTAAATGACTTTTACCATGATACAGTCCACCAG TTTGCACCAACTTATCACGATTACGTACTCTATAACCATAGTGAAGGTGAAGAGGGAGCTAGGAAGTATAGGGCACGAACTTTCGTTCCCACCGGACCAGAAATGGATACTGTTAGAAAAAGCAAGCACATATTTGGGAACAAATTGGAAGATATACAGCTCTCCAGCCTTTCATCTTCAGGAAGTAGCACACCGCAAAATCCTGGTGCTGTACAGGATACTGCAAAATCAGAGGCAATGAATTCATCATTGCTCATGGATTCATCTAATGGTCTCTCTGCACCTTATGATCTGTCATTAATCGACATAGATATGTCTAATTACCCAGAGAAGGTACCTGCAGCTAATGAATCTGGGCAAAGGTGA
- the LOC113762431 gene encoding uncharacterized protein LOC113762431, with protein MAVVNQSGMAPIFTFMRSDNMGYTDMEKRQLFLRSYQFSRKKSMAERIKKSFFRVKRVIWVRLRSAKKIRKMVWSRLKYGFFFTSRRRRFFLRLHSNNHYATSHGLSSSCFW; from the coding sequence ATGGCTGTCGTGAACCAAAGTGGGATGGCTCCAATATTCACGTTCATGAGAAGTGACAACATGGGTTACACAGATATGGAGAAAAGGCAGCTGTTCTTGAGAAGCTACCAATTCAGCAGGAAGAAGAGCATGGCTGAGAGGATCAAGAAATCTTTCTTTAGAGTGAAAAGGGTCATTTGGGTTCGCCTCAGATCAGCCAAAAAGATAAGAAAGATGGTCTGGTCACGGCTCAAATATGGCTTCTTTTTCACTAGTAGGAGGAGGAGGTTTTTCCTGCGTCTTCACAGCAACAACCACTACGCCACTAGTCATGGCCTTTCTTCCTCTTGTTTCTGGTAG
- the LOC113761726 gene encoding DEAD-box ATP-dependent RNA helicase 3, chloroplastic, which translates to MACPSSIIGVSSIYQTTPSLELSKRSTSTPPLSLPFPAEKSHFYGLKVTATSAASSSSSNVHLRSNGNSGSSFVASAVVTPNSSVLSEEAFKGLGGFGKGSFDVSESEYGDESEGEFDAEDGEVVGDELAISKLGLPQKLVEILETRGITHLFPIQRAVLVPALEGRDIIARAKTGTGKTLAFGIPIIKRLSEDEEERGPRRRSGQLPKVLVLAPTRELAKQVEKEIKESAPYLNTVCVYGGVSYITQQNAISRGVDVVVGTPGRLIDLINSGSLKLGEVQYLVLDEADQMLAVGFEEDVEVILEKLPSERQSMLFSATMPGWVKKLARKYLDNPLTIDLVGDEEEKLAEGIKLYAIPTTATSKRTILSDLITVYAKGGKTIVFTQTKRDADEVSLALTNSIASEALHGDISQHQRERTLNGFRQGKFTVLVATDVASRGLDIPNVDLIIHYELPNDPESFVHRSGRTGRAGKEGRAILMFTSSQRRTVKSLERDVGSRFDFISPPSIEEVLGSSAEQVVATLGGVHPESISYFTPTAQQLMDEQGVDALAAALAQLSGFSRPPSSRSLITHEQGWVTLQLIRDSGARGFLSARSVTGFLSDVYSTAADELGKIHLIADARVQGAVFDLPEEIAKELLNKELPPGNTISKITKLPALQDDGPPSDYYGKFSNRERGSRGSFRDQRGSRSSRSWSSSRVSDDEDDFRRGGWGSRSGSRFSDNDDFSRGGSRGGRSDWLISDKRSSRSAPFGSKDRGFGGACFNCGRSGHRASECPNKQRY; encoded by the exons ATGGCCTGTCCTTCGTCAATCATAGGAGTCTCCTCCATATACCAAACGACCCCTTCTCTAGAACTTTCAAAAAGGTCCACTTCAACCCCACCTCTGTCTCTCCCTTTTCCTGCTGAAAAATCCCATTTTTATGGCCTAAAAGTTACTGCTACTTCCGCAGCTTCTTCTTCTAGTAGTAATGTTCATTTGCGTTCAAATGGGAATTCTGGGAGTTCTTTTGTTGCTTCAGCTGTGGTGACTCCTAATTCTTCTGTGCTTAGTGAAGAGGCCTTTAAGGGGCTAGGGGGTTTTGGGAAAGGCTCTTTCGATGTTAGTGAGTCTGAATATGGTGACGAGTCTGAAGGAGAATTCGATGCTGAAGATGGGGAGGTAGTTGGAGATGAATTGGCTATTTCTAAGCTGGGGCTGCCTCAGAAGCTTGTGGAAATACTTGAGACTCGAGGAATCACACATCTTTTCCCTATTCAA AGAGCTGTATTAGTGCCAGCATTAGAAGGTCGAGATATAATTGCTCGGGCGAAGACCGGAACAGGAAAGACATTAGCTTTTGGAATTCCAATTATTAAAAGGCTCagtgaagatgaagaagaaagaggtCCTAGGAG GCGGTCTGGACAGCTTCCCAAGGTTTTGGTCCTTGCACCTACTAGGGAGTTAGCCAAGCAAGTAGAGAAAGAAATCAAAGAGTCAGCACCATATCTAAATACTGTTTGTGTTTATGGAGGAGTTTCTTACATTACTCAGCAAAATGCAATTTCACGTGGAGTTGACGTGGTGGTGGGAACTCCTGGTAGACTTATTGATCTAATCAACAGTGGCAGTCTGAAACTTGGAGAAGTTCAATACTTAGTCCTTGATGAAGCTGATCAAATGCTTGCTGTTGGATTTGAGGAAGATGTGGAAGTAATTTTAGAAAAGCTTCCATCAGAGCGACAAAGCATGCTTTTTTCGGCAACCATGCCTGGTTGGGTAAAGAAACTGGCTAGGAAGTATTTGGATAACCCATTGACCATTGATCTG GTTGGTGATGAGGAAGAAAAGCTGGCTGAAGGGATCAAGTTGTATGCCATACCAACCACTGCAACCTCTAAGAGAACTATCCTTAGCGATCTTATAACA GTCTATGCAAAGGGTGGAAAGACCATTGTGTTTACACAGACAAAGAGAGATGCTGATGAAGTTTCATTAGCACTAACAAATAGCATAGCCTCAGAAGCACTGCATGGAGATATTTCTCAGCACCAGAGAGAGAGAACTTTGAACGGTTTTAGGCAAGGGAAATTCACTGTCCTGGTTGCCACTGATGTTGCATCTCGTGGGCTTGATATACCAAATGTAGATTTA ATTATCCATTATGAATTGCCTAATGATCCTGAGTCATTTGTGCATCGCTCTGGCCGAACGGGACGTGCAGGAAAAGAAGGCAGAGCAATTCTTATGTTCACAAGTAGCCAGAGGCGAACAGTCAAATCGCTTGAGCGTGATGTTGGCTCTAGATTTGATTTCATTAGCCCAccatctattgaagaggttTTGGGATCATCAGCTGAGCAAGTGGTGGCCACCCTTGGTGGGGTTCACCCTGAGTCTATATCATATTTCACTCCAACTGCTCAACAATTGATGGACGAACAAGGAGTTGATGCTCTTGCTGCAGCACTTGCACAGTTGAGTGGTTTTTCACGACCACCGTCTTCTCGTTCTCTTATTACTCATGAGCAG GGATGGGTTACATTGCAGTTGATACGTGATTCTGGTGCTCGAGGATTCTTATCAGCTAGATCTGTTACAGGGTTTCTCTCTGATGTTTATTCAACTGCTGCTGATGAACTTGGAAAAATCCATCTGATAGCAGATGCCAGG GTTCAGGGTGCAGTATTTGATCTTCCAGAGGAGATTGCAAAGGAGCTACTAAACAAGGAGTTACCACCTGGAAACACTATTTCCAAGATTACAAAG TTGCCGGCTTTGCAAGATGATGGCCCCCCAAGTGATTATTACGGCAAATTTTCAAACAGAGAAAGGGGTTCGCGAGGAAGTTTTAGGGATCAAAGGGGTTCCAGATCTTCCAGGAGTTGGTCCAGCAGTCGGGTCTCTGATGATGAGGATGACTTTAGGCGAGGAGGTTGGGGTAGCAGAAGTGGTAGCCGATTTTCTGACAACGATGACTTTAGTCGAGGAGGGAGCAGGGGAGGCAGAAGTGATTGGTTAATCAGTGATAAACGATCAAGCCGGTCAGCTCCTTTTGGGAGTAAGGACAG AGGCTTTGGTGGTGCATGCTTCAACTGTGGTCGGAGTGGCCATAGGGCATCCGAATGCCCTAACAAGCAACGTTACTAG
- the LOC113763062 gene encoding anaphase-promoting complex subunit 13 has product MAECPSLGILIDIVDEDWMRDTLPDDDLPLPPVLVSRTDDTEDSNQEVQQVDGDTWHDLALGNS; this is encoded by the exons ATGGCGGAATGCCCGAGCCTGGGGATTCTGATCGATATAGTAGATGAAGATTGGATGAGAGACACCCTTCCAGATGATG ATCTTCCGTTACCACCTGTACTTGTTTCCAGAACTGATGACACTGAAGATTCTA ATCAAGAGGTTCAGCAAGTTGATGGCGATACGTGGCATGATCTTGCACTGGGAAACTCCTAA